The nucleotide sequence GCCCGACATGAAAGCAATGGTGGAGGGAATACGAGGATTGACGGGCTGGGTTTCCTTACTCGGCAAGTCGGGAACCTCGGGGATCTttcgagtttttttttctttttttttttctttcattgTTCTCTCCCGCCTCTGTCTGGACGTTGGTGTGGGTTGGCTAACAATGGAAAAAGATGTTCAATAATTAGTCCCTTGAAAAAAAGGTCCCCTATTACGATACGGGGGTTTTTCATGTTCTAAATTCAAGCGCAAATCGGACATGTTGTACGACCCACGGTGGCCACGCATCCCCCCAATGGCTCAAAGCAAAAAGCTGGAAACAAACTGAGGTAGTCGGACCCAGTTACCGGCCCCGCGTAGCTGCGTGCTATTTTTGAATCGATCGATCTTCGTCCGCCTTTCGAGATGATTTACATACTATTGGAGCATTGCCATGATTTATTTATGCATACTTAGTTCGTATAACTGTCATAGCACAGCGTAGCGCCCAGGGTATAGAAGTAGGAATTTTAAGTGCCGGTTGGTTTGGTCATGTTTgtcatttttattttcttcttttatttgcacATGGTGTTCGATATACCACGTACAGTCCACCacagcacaaaaaaaaatacggcAATATCGACACAGAATACCCAAGTAGGTAATAAGCCCTTAAAAATCCAATACGTATGCCAATTCacatggcaaaaaaaaaaaaccctccgCAAGGGAGAAGGCAATGATTTTCAGGGGCCCTGCAAGTAGATTGGCTCGGCTGGTGGGGGTGAGCTCATAGGAGGGTGGGGCTTTCCGTTGAAGCGTGACTAGTACTACAGTACTACTACATAGTACGTACATGAACCGGGCCCGTGCCACACTGTTCGCGGCGCGCGCAGGAAGCACGCGAGCAACATCATCACTACAGTGACTTAATTTCTCGTCTTTACGAACTTGGCACCAAGTCTGCCGCCCTGGACCTGATCCAGTATTTTTTTGGTCCCTGAGCTTGGCTGCGCCTACGAGGGACCCACTTTCTCAGTTTCCCTTGCAAGTTGCAACACTGGTGTGTATTCGTAGCAAGTACAGTAGGCAGGTACGTAGTAATTGGCAATGTAGGAATACTgtacgtacctaggtaggtacgtatgAAGTAGGCCCCTTCCTTGCGCGCTCCCTCAATTCGGGATCACCTCATCATCAACCAAACATCCCGGCTTTAAAACACGACTTGGCATTGAGGCGACCCCTTGAACTTGTGGGTAAGTCGATTGACGACGATAGAGAAAGATGCTTTGACACAAAAGAGAAATCGATAAATCgataaaaaagaagaaatgaaaaacacgtcgaaaaaaaagacatagtGGAGACATTATGACGAGATACCGGTATGCCTGCTGGTGAAAATCAGACAGAACCAGCCAGCAAACAAAggcaaaaagacaaacaagaaacaaagaaaagcaatGGGGTGTAGATTTTCTGTGTGAATTTTCAACGACTTCCTGTTTCTTCTGCGGAAGAGGAttcttctttgttttccCGCATCCATCGGCTTTGTTACTTACTGTTGTACCGGTAGTCTGACAAAGTCGAAACCCACTTTACTTTTTGCAGGTTGGTTTGAGGTTGGCCGGCTTTTTTGTTTGCGCCCCCCTTGTTCCTTGTTGGTTGTCGTCAGCGTTCCATACACACCCGAGGGCCAAAACGGAGATCAATGTTTTTCATTTCCATCATGTCATGACAGGTTCGTTGGATTGGTACCTACCACCTAGGTAGCACCTAGAGTAGGTCGGTACCTCACTACGCTATCCCATCCTACCTTACTTACCTTAggcacctaggtacctacctacacacACGTCCaaggtactgtacctaccGACCTGCCTCTACTCCGTACCTGTCGTACCTGCCCTTAACACATCAATAAACCTAATTCATCCTGGCCCGTGTGTACACTCACTTCCTTTACACCCGGGATGCTACTCCATCTTTGTTTGCTTTGCTTCCCCCCTCTCTCCATCTACTGTATCCCCACCCCGTTTACAAAAGCCGACCCAACCAGGTTTAAAGACGACACCGACTTGTCTTCACCGCTCCAACCCGAGACCCCTTGCCACAACACTCTTTCAgccaaaataaaaaataaaaaaaataaaaaataaaaaaatcacCGTTGCATTATTTTCCGCAGTGCATATTCCCACATGTTCTGCATCAACACCGCTGCTTCTTGTTAGCTTTAGTTGGGCTTCCAATCTTGACTAGGTCTAGAAAAAGAACTTGGCACAATAAAGCCCAAGCTGAGCTGTCATCTCTTTCCGAGCCTGAATTGACCTGACCTGACCTGGCCTGAACCGATCAGACCAGACCCCTTGCGCCAAGGGCTAGTCGCACGCACCCCCTCCTCCTCATCAGCCTCGTTATTTCACCTTTCTCCAACCGGCGCCCGCCGACCTACTTTAGTCCGCCATCTTGGGTCTTACCCTAGCGTCCGAGCTCCTGGTGATTTTGTTCTTCCTGATGGTTCCCTCACTTTAAAAACACTCTCACACACAGACGTTcacacaaagaaaagaataaagCTCCCAGGATTCTCGTGTTCCACCAAATCTTCGTCTTATTCTGCTGCAGCAACGCTTCTTCTCGTATCTTGCTAGCTGCTACTACTTTCTCTCTTTTCagccagtcagtcagtcgaTTCTTCGGCTTGGGCAAACTGTACATACATATATGGACCCTCTTTCCCCTCTCGCTTGTCTTCAGAACTGCGGACCACCACCTTAGTTTTAAACTCCCGACACCGATATTTGCCATTAACTTGATAAACAAGCTGGGAGGCACTTTACTCTCCCCAATCGACCTGTTAGAGCTCAAGGATATCTCCGAGAAAGAGACTGGAGTGAGAGTGTGAAAAGACACTCGGAAATATACCCATAGCACCGCTATATGTGGGCAGCTTTTCGGAGGGATATGAGCACCAACTCGGTCCTCGAATTAAGCGAGCTTGGCTAGTTGAGGAATCCACCTGGAGGGAAGAGCAATCGTCGACGAAGAAATCCAAACGCGGCAGACCGACAGACCAGCAAAATGGCATTTGATATGCGTTCAAACATGTCTCCATCTTTGGCCAAGAAGGTCGTCGACGAGGACATGTCGGACGATGAGTTTGACTTTGACGAGGAGTACTTCATGAGGACCTACAAGCCGCTTTCGAACTTGCCTACTCCCCCGCCGTCTTCACAAAACTCCTCGGCCGCTCTCAGTCCTATGTTGCTGGAGATGCAGGACGGTGAGATGCGGGACCCAGCATTCTTTGGTAAGCAGTCACCTTCGGGTCCAATTGGCCTATATGATAGCTATATCGCCATAGGCTTGTATTCCTTTCATTATGCTGACTATTCCTGCCTTGAACCTATTTACAGGAGCTGCTGTTCATCTAGTCAACCTTTTGCCCCCGGCCGCGTCTTTGGCAACGCCGTCGGTTCCTATCGTCCATGCCATTCTCACCCGATCTGACTTGCCATTGCATACCGTGGCTTTAGCCGTATGCATCATGGACTCACTTGGTAGCAAGTTTCCTAGGGCTTGGAGGACGTCTTGTCCCTTGATGCCTATGGGCCCCGACTCCGACTTCGATGTGGATCCCGATTACACGCACACGAACGGACATATGGAACAGCGCACGCGCCTGCAGCACATCGACTCGGTCTCGCCGGAACTCATCGTCCTCGCCTCGTTGGTTGTCGCTGCCAAATTTACCGACGACTCTCAGGAATCAACCCGATGGTATGCTGGGGCTTGGGGCAGCTGGATGTGGTCATGTGACCAGATCAACACGACGGAGCGATGCATCATGGAGAACCTGGGCTACCGGATCATGCCCTTGACTGCCCCGGACATCCTCGATGATGCCATAACAGACATGGCCAGAGCCGCGAAATCGGCAACAAGCCACCCAGGCTGCGGTAACAGCAGcgggtcgtcgtcgtcatcgtcacggGGAGGATACGCAACACCGGTTACACCTGCCAGCAGCTGCGATGACCGGCAGCTTGGGGCTCACCCATAAACATCGCTTCGAATAATTACCGTCTTTATCGTCGTCGACGCCACTACTGCCACtgttaaggaatggctgttTCCACCGAACCGCGATATTTATCACGAACATAATTTTCCTAATCggcttttttcttgtcttgggCAGAGCATCAGCGGCGTGTTGGGTTTTAAATACTGGtttacttttatttttaatcaTGGAGTTTCGGGCATCTTGATCAGACCATATATGGGCGTTTGGCGGTCTTTATTTCTCGTCATTTACTACATTTTGTCCGAGTTTGCAACATCATACCCCCTTCTTGTTTCATTACAtggcgtttttcctgtcgTTACAAAAAGACTTGGTTGGGCTACATTTCCTTATTGCATTTATTGTTTCCTCCGTGCCCCGATGATGTGTTAGTCGGGCATTGGCACCTGGAGTGAGACAGACATGAAAAAATGCCAAGAAAGTGCCCTTTGGTTAGTTGGCTACTGGCGGCACAGGACAGCATAGCACAGACTTGGACACAGCAACAGCACACTGTATATGGTCTGCCCTAGGTTGGCATACCACTAGGACGAGTTTTTTAAATCATAATTTAGTCGCACGTCACGTCCGAGCTCTTTGGATGTCCATGGTTGAATGCCTTGCCTATGCAGTGACATCATAAGAGATGGAGAATTACAGGGTTCTGAATTCAAAAGTGTGAGACAACAACATCGTTGGCTGTACGACGAGACAAGCCTTATGGACTAAGCCTCTCCAGAGTCCATGCCGCGTCCTTCTCATCAGCCCTCTCGTAGACGAAGCGGTCGTGCAGCCTATTTGCCCTCCCCTGCCAAAACTCAACCCTAAGCGGTACGATCCTCAGCCCTCCCCAGAAATCTGGGACGGGTATGTCATCAACGCCAGCAAACTTTCCCTCGGTCTCGCGCACCCAACCGTCGAGCTGCGCGCGgccgtcgtcctcgccaCCCTCCGCTCCTCCTTCGGGCTTGAGCACGGCGCTCTGCCGGCTCGCCCAGGCACCGATGCGGCTGCCGCGCACGCGCGTCTCGTAGTAGCGCTGCGACTCTTCGCGCGTCaggcgctcggcccggcCCTCAACCCTCACCTGCCTCTCGAGCGGCTCCCACCAAAACGTCAGCGACGCCCAGGGGTTCCCGACCGAGGAGGGCGTGCCGTCGCCAAATAGGTCAAAGGCCTTGCGACTGGTGCCGAAATTCGAGTAGATGACGAAGCCCTTGTCGTCGAGCTCCTTCATGTagacgacgcgggccgacACGCGGCCCGAGGGCAGCGACGCCGTCGACAGGGTGCACGTCTCTGGGTGGGAAACCCTTGGCGGCTGCTGGGTGGCGGCGTCCGCAGCGGCCGAGTCACCGCCGTCGCTACCCAGTGCCGATTTGAACCAGGCGTGGAACTGCCGGATCGGCGACGAGGGGTCCAGGTCCGAGCGGTGCAGGCCCGTCCGCTCGTGCTTGAGGAACTGCTCCGCCTGGCTGTTCATGGTCGCTGTCGATGAAGGGGCGACTGGTTTGTTATGGCCATGGTGGCTTGTGTTAGTCACAAATGGGTGTGGCGTGTAAATGAAGTGGTGTGAGACATGTTGGTGATCATCACCCTTGTAATTTCCAGTCCATTTTGTGAAGAGGCTATCGCGGAGAGAATAAGGATCCTAGTCCATGATCAACGGAGGTGCACGAGGCAAAGAAATACGCCAAAACAATGCCTTCCGAAAAATATTCTTTTCGGtctcgtacgttggctggctTGACAAGGCAGTGTCACCCGGGGCAACAAGCCAAGGGAGAGGAAATGGAATAAACAAGTAACCCAAAAACACAGCGTACGTGGAGTGAATTGCTCTTCCCATGCACTAACTTACAAATTAGCTTCTCCCCATTAGGTGGTGGGTGTAATGCCATGGTTCTTCGAAAGCTGAGCGCACCAAGCCGGCCGGGGGAGCAGTTGAGGTGGATGAGGGGCCGAGTGATGATGCCCATCAAGGCAAGGAAGCAACAAAAACAATGGTCGATCCCCAGAGGAGGCGGGTAAAAAAGCAAGCAAAGTGTTTGCCCAGACGATATTTGGTATATTAGAGGTGGAAACCTTgggggaaaagaaacaaagagaACAAAGCAGATATTCCCATCGTCCCTTTTTTTACTCTGTATGACGTTGACTACGAGAGTCTATCCAGTTCCACGTCACCCCAGGATCACCCCACTACCCAGGGCCTCCGCTACAAACCCCCGATCGTCTCAACCATAGCGCGGCACTAGGGATGCTGGGTGAGTGAGTCAAGTACCGTAAGTGGAAACTGAAATATTTCCTCGCAACAAGAAATGGTCCAAGAACCGGATGTTTTCTTTGATTAAAACTAGATATTTCTAGTATAAATATCTGTTGTTTTCCCAATCAAAATGCATTTATGTGCGGTTCGTTTGTCAAACGCCTGGACTCGTCGATTACGGATATAGATCATCCGCAAGGCCAGTGGAGACCTATCACCAGAAATCAAGCATTTACCGGAATGAGAATCGGAAAAGCATACCCAAAAAACGCATAACATAGGTACATATACGGATAGACACACATACGTGTACGAACCAAACGCAAATGGGTATATTATTAAACACATAACGCCCAGAAAACTCCAACCACATCACGCCATGCCGTCACAATAAAATGACTTATACGCAACGGCGTGCGGGCTCGTTCCAAACAAAACTACGACCATGACGCCCTTGACTCCAAATAAGTCACTTGCGTGATTTATCGCTCTATATGCCCAAGCTTCTCTCCTAagattttgttttctctcttcGTTTGACTAAGGGAGTGGGCATCCATTCGCCCGCGAAAtccaaaacaatattccatccaaaaagaaaacagaaaGCAATATCCAAAAACAAACTCCTCTATTTACCTCGACGTGAAGCAACCCAAGGACAAAAGGCCTGACCGCATCCTGTAGAAGAACTCAAGGAGCTAAAACTTGAAAGCTTCGTCTTTGGGGATCCAGTGACCGGTTGGCCTTGAGCCACAAAAATATCATTCTTGCTCATTCAGGACATAACCAGAGCAAGCAGAGCCATACGGCAGTAAAGTCCGTATCTCATCTATATACATCATTCAAATGTCAGCAAATGCAACAAGAGCAAGTCAACGAGGATGGGCCGACAAACACTTACCTGTCTGAAATAGGCAGCCCGCTGATCAAAATCAATCTCCTCCGCAATCTCATCGTTTCTTGGGAGAGGGTGCATTACAATCATGTTAGCCTTGGCCTGGCGCAACATGGCATTGTCGATGCGGTAAGCGCCCTTCACGGCTTCGTATGCCTCGGCACTGGGGAAACGCTCCTTCTGTACGCGAGTGCAGTAAAGCACGTCGCTGCGCGCGACAATCTCCTGGGTCAGAGTCTCTGACTCGCACAAGAGCTGGCCACGCTCCACCAGCTGGTTTCGGACGTAGGCCGGAAGAGAAAGACTCTTGGGCGAAACGAGCTGGATGCGAACCTCGTAGTGGCGCAAGAGGTTGGCCAATGAGTGCACTGTACGCCCATAGAGCAGATCGCCCACGAAAGTGATGGTCAGGCCCTGAACGGTACCCAGCTCTTCACGGATAGTGAAGAGGTCCAGGAACGCCTGAGTGGGATGCTCCTTGCTTCCGTTTCCTCCGTTGATCACTGGCACTTGGCTGAACTTCTGCGCAATGTCAACACTTTGTTCTTGAGGGTGCCTCAAAACCACTGCGTCACCGTACTGGCCAACAGTGCGCAAGGTATCCTGCAGTGTCTCGCCCTTCTGGACCGACGAGTGTGAGGTCGCAATTGCGATGGTGCGGCCACCCAGGCGCTGCATGGCAGCGTCGAACGACGCCGAAGTGCGCGTGGACGGCTCGTAGAAGAGAGTGCAGAGCACGCGGCCGCGGAGCACGTCCAAAACACCATCCCTTTGCACGCCAAGACGCATCTCCTGCGCAACAGTGAAGAGGTGATGCAGATCGCTGCGCTTGTACTCATGCACCGAAAGCACGTGCTGGTTCTTGAAACGTGACGGCGCGGAGAGCAATTCGCCCAGCGATGAGGTGCTCACAGCAGGCGGGATACTCTGGGAAGGTATCTCAGTGTCGACAGCAGACTTGTTGACAGTGGGCGACAGGGCTGACATGGCAGAGTCGATATACCTTGGCCGCAGGAGAGGACGAGGCCCTGAGGACAGCATAGACTGGCGCCTGATGACAGGGCTCTCAGGGATTTGCTGGGCTGCCTTGAGAGGGGGCGACATGGGGAGCGAAGGCAGAGCGTTGTGAGTGGACATGTCCTTGCCCATAGCCAAAACAGGGAGAGCTTGCCCATCGAGGCACACCACCTTGCCTTCGAAAGTTACCCTCTGCACGGAACCTCGGACTTGTCTGCCTGCGAATGGGGACCAGTTGGTGGACTTGGGAAGAGTGTATGATCGGTTCAGCTCCACCTCAACCGAAGTACCGACCTGCTCGTGAAGCTCAAATATCTCCATCGGGTTGTCATGCAGGCGAGACTTGATATCATCCATAGTCAACTTGCCCTCGGAGACCGACGTGAGCAGGAGGGGAAGGACATCAGCGATACCGACAGCAGCATCGGTATCATGCGACAAAGTATGGGCTAGCTGGTAGGGCAGACTGCCAATGGAGAACACATCGATAGTGCTCATGTGCTCCCACAAAGCCTGCTGATCCTCGTAGGTGGGAAGCAGCTGTTGGCAATCGGGGTAGTCCTTCTGCGACAGGTAAAGGCAGTAGACGGACACATCACAAGTGACCTTGAGACCCTTCTGCTTGCTCAGCTCAATGAGCCTGATGTCATCCTTGCTAGTCACACACGTGACGTGGATGCGTCGGTTGTGAAGGCTTGCCAGCAGCAGAATCGAAGCCAGGTCTGTGGTCCTGGCGTCTGTGATAATGGGCTTGTGGGCTGGCCAAGAGTCGAAGTGAGCAGTCACAGCAGCTACCTTGCTGATGTTGTCCGACAAGTGGTTGAAAGGAATGAAAAGCGAACCAACCTCGGCCATGACCTGGCTAATTTGATCCGAGTTGCTCGAGGTTGCCGAGACCGACAAGTTGAAGTCGCAGTAGGTGTCCGACTTGGCGTTTTGCTGAGCGACCTTGAGAGACTTGGCGTCTGTGATAGCGCCGTCTACGCCGACCGGCATAACCCTGATCATGCTGAAGCCGGCAGCCACAGATGCCCTGGTAACAGTGCTCAAATCCTTGCTGCCGAGAGACACGATACCCGGAACAAAGGCCGCAATGTTGATCAGGCTAGGCAGAATCATGGTGCGATGGCTGGTCTGGTAGTCGCGCAGGCCAACCTCAAGCTCGAAATGCCTGGCAATAGCCTCGACAAGAATCTTGGCATTCTTGACATTGGTAACCAATGGAATCTGGTAGTCGACAGCCATTCTGCGGGTCTGATATCCCTTACTCATATAGTTGGCGGGACGCCTGTACTTGTTGCTCGAGGGAAGGTTGATGTAAAGGTCGATCATGTTGTTGGACAAGTGCTGCGTGAGCGAGAACTCTGACTTCTGTCCGTCGTCCTCAGAGCCCAGAGCCTCCAAGTACTGCACCGGAATACCGTGCTCCTGCAAGAAGTCGGCTGTACCGGCCGTCGCGAAGAGCTTGTAGCCGAGTCTTTGCAAGTTGGCGACCGACGGCAGCATTTCCTTCTTATCCTTGTAGGACCCAATAGACAACAATATGTTGTTCTTTGGAATCTTGAAGCCCGTGGAGAGCAAGGCCTTGAGGTACGCCTCGTACTTATCTCTACCGAAACAGGCGACTTCTCCGGTCGAGGCCATCTCCACACCCAGAACTGGATCAGCACCCGAAAGACGAGAGAAACTGAACTGAGGAACTTTGCAGGCGACAGCGCTCGATGTTCTCTCTTCTTCAGGATACGCCTCAAAGGGAACGCTCATGATGGCCTTGGTCGCCATCTCGATGAGGTCCACACCCATGACCTTGGAAACGAATGGGAATGACCGCGAGGCACGGACGTTACACTCGATAACCTTGATGTCGTTGTCCTTGGCGATGAACTGGATGTTGAAGGGTCCAGTGACATTGAGGGCACCTGCAATCTTGCGAGTTGCCTCCTCGATCCTTTCAATCGTCGTCTTCTCGAGATCTTGAGGCGGAAGGATAAGTGTTGCGTCTCCGGAGTGAACACCGGCGTTTTCAACATGCTCGGAAACGAAATGACCAACAACCTTGCCATCCTTGGCAACCGCATCCATCTCGATTTCTTTGGCGTTTTCGATGTACTTGGTGATGACCACGGGATGCTCGCGAGAAACCTCGGCAGCCTGCTTCAGGTAGGACTCGAGGTCGGCCTCTGAGTAGACAGTATTCATGGCCGCACCCGAAAGAACATATGATGGGCGGACAAGAACCGGGTATGACACTGCTTGACAGAATTTTTTGGCCTCCTCAAAGCTTGTCAACTCTTTCCAGGTGGGCTGGTCCACACCAATTCTATCAAGCATACGAGAGAACTTGAAGCGGTTCTCGGCCGTGTCGATCATCTCGGGCGAGGTTCCCAGGATCTTTGCTCCGTAGCGGTGCAGAGGCAGTGCGATGTTGTTAGGTGTCTGGCCACCCATGGCGCCGAGAATACCATTGGCAGCCTCCATCTCGTAGATGTCAAGCACAGTCTCCAGGTTGATGTTCTCGAAGTAGAGCTTGTCTGCCTCGTCGTAATCCGTGCTGACAGTTTCAGGGTTGTAGTTGACCATAATGGTCTTGTAGCCCTGTTGACGCAGGGTCCTGATGGCACGAACCGAACACCAATCGAACTCAACCGAGGAGCCAATACGGTACACGCCAGAGCCGAGGACCATCACGCCGTGGTCATCAAGTGCAATGTCGTGCTCGGTTGCGTTGTAAGTGAGATAGAGGTAGTTGGTGAATGCCGGGAACTCGGCTGCGACGGTGTCGATTTGCTTGACGAAAGGTGTGATGCCTGCTTCAAGCCTCAGGGAGCGAACAGCGAGCTCATTAGAGCTCCAGAATTTGGCCAACTGCCTATCGCTGAAGCCGAGACGCTTTGCCTCCAGCAACAAGTCGGGACGTCCGCTGATGTTATCCTTGGAAAAGCCAGACATAGTTTTGGCAAAATCGCTCAAGCCCTTGAGCTTGTTGAGGAACCACTTGTCAATCTTGGTCATCTCCCAGATCTTGTCAACAGTGTAGCCGCTTGCCATCGCATTTGCAATGGCGAAGAGACGCTGGTCTGACGGCGTTTGCAGCTCGTCATCGATCGACATGAGGGCCTTGGTCTCGTTGAAGCCGAGGTTGTGGAAATCAATGGCACGGATTGCCTTCTGGATGGCCTCCTCGAAGGATCGACCGATGCTCATAACCTCCCCAATACTCTTCATGGACGAGCCAAGCAAGGTAGACACGCGGGTGAACTTCTTCAGATCCCAGCGGGGCATCTTGACCACGACGTAATCCAAAGATGGCTCGAAGCAAGCACATGTCACCTTGGTAACAGAGTTCTTGATCTCCTTGAGAGGGATACCAAGACcaagcttggctgcaatgAAGGCAAGGGGGTAACCAGTTGCCTTGGACGCAAGGGCAGAGGATCTCGAAAGACGGGCGTTGACTTCGATGATGCAGTACTCCTTGGAGAATGGGTTGAGCGCGTACTGAATGTTGCATTCACCCACAACGCCCAGGTGACGAATGACGTTGACTGCGGTAGTCCTCAGCATGTTGTAGTCCTCATCTGAAAGTGTTTGCGAGGGAGCCACGACAATGGAGTCGCCGGTGTGGATACCAAGGGGATCAAAGTTCTCCATGTTACAGACGGTGATGCAGTTGTCCTGTGCGTCACGCACCACCTCGTACTCGATCTCCTTCCATCCTTTCATACTTCTCTCAATGAGAACCTGGGGactggcggccaaggccttGTTGCAAAGGTCAAGCAGCTCAGCCTCGttgttggcaaaaccacttccgagaccaccgagaGCATATGCTGCTCTGACGATGACGGGGAAGCCAATGTCCTTGACAACCCTCATGCACTCGTCCACGCTGCTTGCCGACGCGGACTTGGCACATTTCTCCCCAATCGACTCCATGCTGCGAGCGAAGAGTTCACGGTCCTCGGTAGTGATGATGGTCTCAATAGGTGTTCCGAGAACCTTGACGCCGAGCTCCTCAAACTCATCCTTGAGCTGGATACCCACTGAGAGAGCCGTCTGGCCACCGAAAGTGACGTAGATAGCGTCGGGACGCTCGTACTTAATGACTTTGCGCACGAAATCGGCGTTGACTGGAAGGAAGTAGACCTTGTCAGCCAGACCCTTAGAGGTCTGAATGGTCGCAATGTTTGGGTTGATGAGCACGGTGTAGATGCCCTCTTCCTTCAAAGCCTTGATTGCTTGACTTCCAGAGTAGTCAAACTCTCCAGCCTGTCCGATACTCAGACCACCACttccaaggacaaggaccTTCTTGACGTGCACGCGGGGGTGAAGTCTTTCGTTCTCCTCCAAGGTGCCGCCGGGAAAACTGACAGGCTTCTGCAGAAGACTGCTATCGGCGGCGCACTTGACCACAGTGTTGATGAAGACGTCGAAGAGGAACTCGGTATCACGGGGACCCGGTGTGCTTTCGGGATGGAATTGCACACTGAAGTGGGGCTGGTCGACATGCATGATACCCTCGTTGCTGCCGTCGTTGGCGTTAACGAAAAGCTCCTTCCAGCCTGTAGGGAGCGTGGCTGCGTCCACGGCGAACCCGTGGTTTTGCGATGTGATATGGCACTTTCCGGTCACCAT is from Pyricularia oryzae 70-15 chromosome 2, whole genome shotgun sequence and encodes:
- a CDS encoding pyrABCN codes for the protein MAARVFPPASARIVDSASDNKLICLELEDGSAYQGYSFGAPKSIAGELVFQTGMVGYPESVTDPSYRGQILVITFPLVGNYGVPSRETMDELLGDLPAHFESSQIHIAGLVAASYSGEDYSHYLATSSLGTWLKEQGIPAMYGVDTRGLTKHIRNHGSMLGRMLLQRASATESGNELFVTKFATPDWSQYFETVDWVNPNKKNLVAEVSIKAPKLYKPPQNVALKHPSGRPIRILCLDVGMKYNQLRCFLKRGVEVLVCPWDYDVSKGAGTEYDGLFLSNGPGDPSVVQDTVKRISAAVAANKTPIFGICLGHQLLARASGATTIKMKFGNRGHNIPCTSMVTGKCHITSQNHGFAVDAATLPTGWKELFVNANDGSNEGIMHVDQPHFSVQFHPESTPGPRDTEFLFDVFINTVVKCAADSSLLQKPVSFPGGTLEENERLHPRVHVKKVLVLGSGGLSIGQAGEFDYSGSQAIKALKEEGIYTVLINPNIATIQTSKGLADKVYFLPVNADFVRKVIKYERPDAIYVTFGGQTALSVGIQLKDEFEELGVKVLGTPIETIITTEDRELFARSMESIGEKCAKSASASSVDECMRVVKDIGFPVIVRAAYALGGLGSGFANNEAELLDLCNKALAASPQVLIERSMKGWKEIEYEVVRDAQDNCITVCNMENFDPLGIHTGDSIVVAPSQTLSDEDYNMLRTTAVNVIRHLGVVGECNIQYALNPFSKEYCIIEVNARLSRSSALASKATGYPLAFIAAKLGLGIPLKEIKNSVTKVTCACFEPSLDYVVVKMPRWDLKKFTRVSTLLGSSMKSIGEVMSIGRSFEEAIQKAIRAIDFHNLGFNETKALMSIDDELQTPSDQRLFAIANAMASGYTVDKIWEMTKIDKWFLNKLKGLSDFAKTMSGFSKDNISGRPDLLLEAKRLGFSDRQLAKFWSSNELAVRSLRLEAGITPFVKQIDTVAAEFPAFTNYLYLTYNATEHDIALDDHGVMVLGSGVYRIGSSVEFDWCSVRAIRTLRQQGYKTIMVNYNPETVSTDYDEADKLYFENINLETVLDIYEMEAANGILGAMGGQTPNNIALPLHRYGAKILGTSPEMIDTAENRFKFSRMLDRIGVDQPTWKELTSFEEAKKFCQAVSYPVLVRPSYVLSGAAMNTVYSEADLESYLKQAAEVSREHPVVITKYIENAKEIEMDAVAKDGKVVGHFVSEHVENAGVHSGDATLILPPQDLEKTTIERIEEATRKIAGALNVTGPFNIQFIAKDNDIKVIECNVRASRSFPFVSKVMGVDLIEMATKAIMSVPFEAYPEEERTSSAVACKVPQFSFSRLSGADPVLGVEMASTGEVACFGRDKYEAYLKALLSTGFKIPKNNILLSIGSYKDKKEMLPSVANLQRLGYKLFATAGTADFLQEHGIPVQYLEALGSEDDGQKSEFSLTQHLSNNMIDLYINLPSSNKYRRPANYMSKGYQTRRMAVDYQIPLVTNVKNAKILVEAIARHFELEVGLRDYQTSHRTMILPSLINIAAFVPGIVSLGSKDLSTVTRASVAAGFSMIRVMPVGVDGAITDAKSLKVAQQNAKSDTYCDFNLSVSATSSNSDQISQVMAEVGSLFIPFNHLSDNISKVAAVTAHFDSWPAHKPIITDARTTDLASILLLASLHNRRIHVTCVTSKDDIRLIELSKQKGLKVTCDVSVYCLYLSQKDYPDCQQLLPTYEDQQALWEHMSTIDVFSIGSLPYQLAHTLSHDTDAAVGIADVLPLLLTSVSEGKLTMDDIKSRLHDNPMEIFELHEQVGTSVEVELNRSYTLPKSTNWSPFAGRQVRGSVQRVTFEGKVVCLDGQALPVLAMGKDMSTHNALPSLPMSPPLKAAQQIPESPVIRRQSMLSSGPRPLLRPRYIDSAMSALSPTVNKSAVDTEIPSQSIPPAVSTSSLGELLSAPSRFKNQHVLSVHEYKRSDLHHLFTVAQEMRLGVQRDGVLDVLRGRVLCTLFYEPSTRTSASFDAAMQRLGGRTIAIATSHSSVQKGETLQDTLRTVGQYGDAVVLRHPQEQSVDIAQKFSQVPVINGGNGSKEHPTQAFLDLFTIREELGTVQGLTITFVGDLLYGRTVHSLANLLRHYEVRIQLVSPKSLSLPAYVRNQLVERGQLLCESETLTQEIVARSDVLYCTRVQKERFPSAEAYEAVKGAYRIDNAMLRQAKANMIVMHPLPRNDEIAEEIDFDQRAAYFRQMRYGLYCRMALLALVMS
- a CDS encoding pyridoxamine 5'-phosphate oxidase; this translates as MGIITRPLIHLNCSPGRLGALSFRRTMALHPPPNGEKLIFAPSSTATMNSQAEQFLKHERTGLHRSDLDPSSPIRQFHAWFKSALGSDGGDSAAADAATQQPPRVSHPETCTLSTASLPSGRVSARVVYMKELDDKGFVIYSNFGTSRKAFDLFGDGTPSSVGNPWASLTFWWEPLERQVRVEGRAERLTREESQRYYETRVRGSRIGAWASRQSAVLKPEGGAEGGEDDGRAQLDGWVRETEGKFAGVDDIPVPDFWGGLRIVPLRVEFWQGRANRLHDRFVYERADEKDAAWTLERLSP